From the Jatrophihabitans endophyticus genome, one window contains:
- a CDS encoding type IV toxin-antitoxin system AbiEi family antitoxin domain-containing protein, giving the protein MRALPTATVFSRADARAAGWSDPALTRAVRSGRVLRLRRDQFTVAAGPVVAAVAAARGCSGSVVSHRSAALVHGLPLVGPPPPVPEVTVAPNGTGDLHRAHLYRATLRDVDVVEVDGLAVTSVARTLADLGRHHPTTTAVAAADHALHHELTTPAAIADAVQFCTRWPGGARAVRSLASTDARSESPLESISRIVIRRLGLPSPVLQQRIRDPRGIVIARLDFYWDEFGVAGEADGRAKFARDADVGRAWDRHVDLDDLGLQLVRWGWATVTRTPRLLETRIREAFRRGLRRDALGLPRRWGLADS; this is encoded by the coding sequence GTGCGAGCGCTGCCGACCGCGACCGTCTTCTCCCGCGCCGACGCCCGTGCCGCCGGGTGGTCCGACCCGGCCCTGACCCGCGCCGTCCGCAGTGGACGCGTGCTGCGGCTACGGCGTGACCAGTTCACGGTGGCAGCCGGTCCGGTCGTCGCGGCGGTCGCGGCGGCACGGGGCTGTTCGGGCTCGGTGGTCAGCCATCGTTCCGCCGCCCTCGTCCACGGTCTGCCCCTGGTCGGGCCGCCGCCGCCGGTGCCCGAGGTGACCGTCGCCCCGAACGGCACGGGCGACCTGCACAGGGCCCACCTGTACCGCGCCACGCTGCGCGATGTGGACGTCGTCGAGGTCGACGGTCTGGCCGTGACGTCCGTCGCGCGCACGCTCGCCGATCTGGGCCGGCACCATCCGACGACGACGGCGGTTGCCGCGGCCGACCACGCACTGCATCACGAGCTGACGACGCCGGCTGCGATCGCCGATGCCGTGCAGTTCTGCACGCGCTGGCCGGGTGGCGCGCGCGCCGTCCGGTCGCTCGCGTCGACCGACGCGAGGTCGGAGTCGCCCCTCGAGTCGATCAGCCGCATCGTGATCCGCCGGCTCGGCCTGCCGTCACCCGTGTTGCAACAGCGCATCCGCGACCCGCGCGGGATCGTGATCGCCCGGCTCGACTTCTACTGGGACGAGTTCGGCGTCGCGGGCGAGGCCGACGGGCGTGCGAAGTTCGCTCGGGACGCCGACGTCGGCCGCGCGTGGGATCGGCACGTCGACCTCGACGACCTCGGGCTGCAGCTCGTGCGGTGGGGCTGGGCCACGGTCACGCGAACACCCCGGTTGCTCGAGACCAGGATCCGAGAGGCCTTCCGGCGCGGGCTGCGTCGCGATGCCCTCGGTCTCCCTCGCCGGTGGGGGCTGGCGGACTCGTGA